The following proteins come from a genomic window of Polaribacter dokdonensis:
- a CDS encoding NAD(P)H-dependent glycerol-3-phosphate dehydrogenase, translated as MENKQNIAVIGGGSWATAIVKMLTENVDQIGWYMRNTQSIEHIKENNHNPKYLSSADVDAKFLDLSDDINYIVKNYSILIFAVPSAFLTSELNKLTASLDGKTIFSAIKGIVPETGLIIGEHFNEEFNIPLENIGVITGPCHAEEVAMERLSYLTIACIDEDKAKFMAKAIESWYIKVKISDDIIGTEYAAMLKNIYAVAAGIAHGLGYGDNFQSVLMSNAIREMKRFIKKVHKMKRNINNSAYLGDLLVTGYSVFSRNRMFGNMIGKGYTVISAQHEMSMIAEGYYATKSAYKIKQENKAKTPIIDTVYSILYENKNPKKEFKKLTDKLD; from the coding sequence ATGGAAAACAAACAAAATATTGCTGTTATTGGAGGAGGAAGTTGGGCAACTGCAATTGTTAAAATGCTCACAGAAAATGTAGATCAAATAGGTTGGTATATGCGAAATACACAGTCTATAGAACATATAAAAGAAAACAATCATAATCCTAAATACTTATCATCTGCAGATGTAGATGCCAAGTTTTTAGACTTATCAGATGATATAAATTACATTGTTAAAAATTATTCTATTTTAATTTTTGCTGTACCATCTGCTTTTTTAACAAGCGAATTAAATAAACTTACAGCATCTTTAGATGGTAAAACTATTTTCTCTGCAATAAAGGGTATTGTACCAGAAACAGGTTTAATTATTGGCGAACATTTTAATGAAGAGTTCAATATACCTCTAGAAAATATAGGTGTAATTACTGGGCCTTGTCATGCAGAAGAAGTAGCTATGGAGCGTTTATCTTACCTAACAATAGCTTGTATAGATGAAGATAAAGCAAAGTTTATGGCTAAAGCCATTGAAAGTTGGTACATAAAAGTTAAAATTTCTGATGATATTATAGGTACAGAATATGCTGCAATGCTTAAGAATATTTATGCTGTAGCTGCAGGTATTGCTCATGGTTTGGGTTATGGAGATAACTTTCAATCGGTTTTAATGAGTAATGCAATTCGCGAAATGAAACGTTTTATTAAAAAAGTACATAAAATGAAACGTAACATAAATAACTCTGCTTATTTAGGTGATTTGTTGGTAACTGGGTATTCTGTTTTTAGCAGAAATAGAATGTTTGGTAATATGATTGGTAAAGGCTACACTGTAATTTCTGCACAACATGAAATGAGCATGATTGCAGAAGGCTATTATGCAACTAAAAGTGCTTATAAAATTAAGCAAGAAAACAAAGCAAAAACGCCAATTATAGATACTGTTTACAGCATTTTATACGAGAATAAAAATCCGAAAAAAGAATTTAAAAAGTTGACTGATAAGTTGGATTAA
- a CDS encoding alpha/beta hydrolase: MNKYFLLILSLLFIAISCKSIEVKQTVKTDILEQKSSRSKNVEILKKEFIIKDLNTVSHKVWVYLPPNYATPTKRFPVIYMHDAQNLFDAETSYAGEWSVDETLNNYYKTSKNGFIVVGVENGGEKRIEEYTPWPNKKYGGGKGAIYIDFLVNELKPYIDENYRTKTKAKHTAIIGSSLGGLISFYGGLKYPDVFGKIGALSPSFWFSNNSFAFASRNSNTKNTKLYLLIGDKEGGSMVSDTEKMEQLLLEKGFPKENLKTKIVADGKHTESFWRDEFLETILFLYD, from the coding sequence ATGAACAAGTACTTTTTACTTATTTTATCACTGTTATTTATAGCTATTAGTTGTAAAAGTATAGAGGTAAAACAAACAGTTAAAACTGATATTCTAGAGCAAAAATCTTCAAGATCTAAGAATGTTGAAATCTTAAAAAAGGAGTTTATTATTAAAGATTTAAATACAGTTTCTCATAAGGTTTGGGTTTATTTACCTCCTAATTATGCAACTCCTACAAAAAGATTCCCTGTAATTTATATGCATGATGCTCAAAATTTATTTGATGCTGAAACTTCTTACGCTGGTGAGTGGAGTGTAGATGAGACTTTAAATAACTACTATAAAACCTCTAAAAATGGATTTATTGTTGTTGGTGTAGAAAATGGAGGAGAAAAAAGAATTGAAGAATATACTCCTTGGCCAAACAAAAAATATGGTGGAGGAAAAGGAGCAATTTATATAGATTTTCTAGTAAACGAATTGAAACCCTATATTGATGAAAATTACAGAACAAAAACCAAAGCTAAGCATACTGCCATTATTGGTAGTTCTTTAGGAGGTTTAATTTCCTTTTATGGAGGTCTAAAATATCCTGATGTTTTTGGTAAAATAGGTGCACTTTCTCCATCTTTCTGGTTCTCTAACAATAGTTTTGCTTTTGCTTCAAGAAATAGTAATACAAAAAATACAAAACTATATTTATTGATAGGTGATAAAGAAGGTGGTTCTATGGTTTCTGATACAGAAAAAATGGAACAATTACTATTAGAAAAGGGTTTTCCAAAAGAAAACTTAAAGACCAAAATTGTTGCTGATGGTAAACACACAGAATCATTTTGGAGAGATGAATTTTTAGAAACAATACTATTTTTATACGATTAA
- the dut gene encoding dUTP diphosphatase has translation MNVQIINKSKHATPNYETEGAAGMDLRANIEDAITLKPLERAIIKTGLFIALPVGFEAQVRPRSGLAAKKGITVLNSPGTVDADYRGEIGVILVNLSNEDFIVNDGERVAQLVIAKHERVNWKEVTVLDETERGSGGFGSTGV, from the coding sequence ATGAATGTTCAAATTATAAATAAATCTAAACATGCAACTCCTAATTACGAAACAGAAGGTGCTGCTGGTATGGATTTAAGGGCAAATATAGAAGATGCAATAACATTAAAGCCTTTAGAAAGAGCTATTATTAAAACAGGCTTATTTATAGCTTTGCCTGTAGGTTTTGAGGCTCAAGTAAGACCTAGAAGTGGTTTGGCTGCTAAAAAAGGAATTACTGTATTAAATTCACCTGGAACTGTAGATGCAGATTATAGAGGAGAAATTGGAGTAATTTTAGTAAACCTTTCTAATGAAGATTTTATTGTAAATGATGGAGAAAGAGTTGCACAATTAGTGATTGCAAAACATGAACGTGTAAATTGGAAAGAAGTAACAGTTTTAGACGAAACTGAACGTGGTTCAGGAGGGTTTGGAAGTACAGGAGTGTAA
- a CDS encoding GNAT family N-acetyltransferase — MIPIKQNIVLREITEQDVDVLYNLMNIIYPAAYSFLWPDNGTWYINQQYSKTNVLKELKEEKANYYFVVVDDEIIGNFRVVWNKPLKNLQIANQVKLHRLYLHEKVQGKGVGKAIMNWLEKEALRKDYKAIWLDAMDAKLQAFEFYKKLGYQYHAHVFLPFELMKKDVRKMSQLYKLL, encoded by the coding sequence ATGATACCTATAAAACAAAATATAGTTTTAAGAGAAATTACAGAACAAGATGTTGATGTTCTGTATAATTTGATGAATATAATTTATCCTGCTGCATATAGCTTTCTGTGGCCAGATAATGGTACTTGGTATATTAATCAACAATATTCTAAAACCAATGTTTTAAAAGAGCTTAAGGAAGAAAAAGCAAATTATTATTTTGTTGTAGTAGATGATGAAATTATTGGAAACTTTAGAGTTGTTTGGAATAAACCACTTAAGAACTTACAAATAGCAAATCAGGTAAAATTACATCGACTTTATTTACATGAAAAAGTTCAGGGAAAAGGAGTAGGAAAAGCTATTATGAATTGGTTAGAGAAAGAAGCTTTACGCAAAGACTATAAAGCAATTTGGCTAGATGCTATGGATGCCAAACTACAAGCTTTCGAATTTTATAAAAAGTTGGGTTATCAATACCATGCTCATGTTTTTTTACCTTTTGAGTTGATGAAAAAAGATGTTCGTAAAATGAGTCAACTTTATAAATTGCTATAA
- the recA gene encoding recombinase RecA codes for MAADKEKAAKLKALQLTLDKLDKTYGKGSVMKLGDVVTEDVDAISSGSLGLDLALGVGGYPRGRVIEIYGPESSGKTTLTIHAIAEAQKAGGIAAFIDAEHAFDKFYAENLGVDIDNLIISQPDHGEQALEIADNLIRSGAIDIVVIDSVAALTPKSEIEGEMGDSKMGLHARLMSQALRKLTGTISKTNCTVIFINQLREKIGVMFGNPETTTGGNALKFYASVRLDIRRRTQIKDGDRVIGNSTKVKVVKNKVAPPFQIAEFDIMYGQGISKVGEILDIGVELGIVKKSGSWFSYGDTKLGQGRDSVKGLIKDNPELMEELEMKIKDAIENQE; via the coding sequence ATGGCAGCAGATAAAGAAAAAGCAGCAAAACTAAAAGCATTACAACTTACTCTAGATAAACTAGATAAAACGTATGGTAAAGGTTCTGTAATGAAATTAGGAGATGTAGTAACAGAAGATGTAGATGCTATTTCATCTGGTTCTTTAGGATTAGATTTAGCTTTAGGAGTTGGTGGTTATCCTAGAGGTAGAGTTATTGAAATTTATGGGCCAGAATCATCAGGTAAAACAACATTAACAATACACGCAATTGCAGAAGCTCAAAAAGCAGGAGGTATTGCAGCATTTATTGATGCAGAACACGCTTTTGATAAGTTTTATGCAGAAAATTTAGGTGTAGATATAGATAATTTAATTATTTCTCAACCAGATCATGGAGAGCAAGCATTAGAAATTGCAGACAATTTAATTAGATCTGGAGCAATAGATATTGTAGTTATTGATTCTGTTGCAGCACTTACACCAAAATCTGAGATTGAAGGTGAAATGGGTGATTCTAAAATGGGTCTTCATGCACGTTTAATGTCTCAAGCCTTACGTAAATTAACAGGTACTATTTCTAAAACAAATTGTACAGTTATATTTATTAACCAGTTGAGAGAAAAAATTGGAGTTATGTTTGGTAACCCAGAAACAACAACTGGTGGTAATGCATTAAAATTTTATGCTTCAGTTCGTTTAGATATTAGAAGAAGAACGCAAATTAAAGACGGAGATAGAGTTATTGGTAACAGTACAAAAGTAAAAGTTGTTAAAAATAAAGTAGCACCACCTTTCCAAATTGCAGAATTTGATATTATGTACGGACAAGGAATATCTAAAGTTGGTGAAATTTTAGACATTGGTGTAGAATTAGGTATTGTAAAGAAAAGTGGATCTTGGTTTAGCTATGGTGATACAAAATTAGGGCAAGGAAGAGATTCTGTGAAAGGCTTAATTAAAGACAATCCAGAGTTAATGGAAGAGTTAGAAATGAAAATAAAAGATGCTATTGAAAATCAAGAATAA
- a CDS encoding aldose 1-epimerase yields MKSIIVLENNNSKVRIEKGELISFIFNNEEFIHQKGNKGWRKSDDEMFPVIGPTSKNNYRMHTKKGNAIQDQHGLLRELTYELYYSDATSAKFIKSYAANTKINNAKFPEKSTEPLLNWPFDFSFEKNFTLKEGILEIDFKITSEEGMPYMLGYHPAFLLSDTGKDTLVANDKKITLEDIYEVGHNAFPVLNTDKIILQNTDRKHLEISTTGFNNFMLWTQVNNMLCIEPITQYTSYTDQKFSEENMRISKGVNEFSVHIKVI; encoded by the coding sequence ATGAAATCGATAATTGTTTTAGAGAATAACAATAGTAAAGTTCGTATAGAAAAAGGCGAATTAATTAGTTTTATTTTTAATAATGAAGAATTTATTCATCAGAAAGGAAACAAAGGTTGGCGAAAATCTGATGATGAAATGTTTCCTGTTATTGGGCCAACTTCTAAAAACAATTATAGAATGCATACTAAAAAAGGTAATGCTATTCAAGATCAGCATGGTTTGCTTCGAGAATTAACTTATGAGTTGTATTATAGTGATGCTACTTCTGCTAAATTCATTAAAAGTTATGCTGCCAACACTAAAATAAACAATGCAAAATTTCCAGAAAAATCTACTGAACCCCTTTTAAATTGGCCTTTCGATTTTAGTTTTGAAAAAAACTTTACGTTAAAAGAAGGAATTTTAGAAATTGATTTTAAAATAACATCTGAAGAAGGAATGCCATACATGTTAGGCTATCATCCTGCTTTTCTATTGTCTGATACTGGTAAGGATACTTTAGTAGCAAATGATAAAAAAATTACTTTAGAAGATATTTATGAAGTAGGGCATAATGCTTTTCCTGTTTTGAATACAGATAAAATAATTTTACAAAATACTGATAGAAAGCATTTAGAAATTAGTACTACTGGTTTTAATAACTTTATGTTATGGACACAAGTTAATAACATGTTATGTATAGAACCAATTACACAATATACTTCTTACACTGATCAAAAATTTTCTGAAGAAAATATGCGCATTTCTAAAGGAGTAAATGAATTTTCTGTTCACATTAAGGTAATTTAA
- a CDS encoding pseudouridine synthase, with translation MLHKPYGYLSQFITNQTKRKKKMLGELYDFPEGTMAIGRLDFTSEGLLLLTTDGKVSQEIRSNKYEKEYYVQVDGLITQTAIEALKKGVEIGFEGKKYITKPGKASIIEDPKFPLRSQKIRDDRHGPTSWISVIIREGKFRQVRKMTAAVGYPTLRLVRVRIDTITIYNLQNGEVKEVPQLP, from the coding sequence ATACTACACAAACCTTATGGTTACTTGTCTCAGTTTATAACAAATCAAACTAAGAGAAAGAAAAAAATGTTAGGAGAATTATATGATTTTCCTGAAGGTACAATGGCTATTGGACGTTTAGATTTTACCTCTGAAGGATTACTTTTATTAACAACAGATGGTAAAGTTTCTCAAGAAATTAGAAGTAATAAATATGAGAAAGAGTATTATGTACAAGTAGATGGTTTAATTACTCAAACTGCAATTGAAGCTCTTAAAAAAGGTGTAGAAATTGGTTTTGAGGGTAAAAAATACATCACAAAACCAGGTAAAGCCTCTATAATAGAAGACCCGAAATTTCCTTTACGTAGTCAAAAAATTAGAGATGATAGACATGGACCCACAAGTTGGATTTCTGTAATTATTAGAGAAGGTAAATTTAGACAAGTTCGTAAAATGACAGCTGCTGTTGGTTACCCAACTTTACGTTTAGTTCGTGTTAGAATAGATACAATTACCATATATAATTTGCAAAATGGTGAAGTTAAGGAAGTACCTCAACTTCCTTAA
- a CDS encoding GNAT family N-acetyltransferase: protein MNIQVKSFTELNTSELYNLLQLRSEVFVVEQDCVYQDIDFKDQKALHVLGYKNDVLIAYTRIFKPGDYFKNSSIGRVVVKDSERKFNFGHQIMIASINAIKNNFKEDKITISAQKYLKKFYESHGFYQVDDEYLEDGIPHIRMDKD from the coding sequence ATGAACATCCAAGTAAAAAGCTTTACTGAATTAAATACCTCAGAGCTTTACAATTTACTTCAATTACGCTCTGAAGTTTTTGTGGTTGAGCAAGATTGTGTATACCAAGATATAGACTTTAAAGACCAAAAAGCATTACATGTATTAGGTTACAAAAATGATGTATTAATAGCCTATACACGTATTTTTAAACCAGGAGATTATTTTAAAAATTCTAGTATTGGAAGAGTTGTTGTAAAAGATTCTGAACGAAAATTTAATTTTGGGCATCAAATAATGATAGCATCTATAAATGCTATAAAGAATAATTTTAAAGAAGATAAGATTACGATTTCTGCTCAGAAATACTTAAAAAAATTTTATGAATCTCATGGATTTTATCAGGTTGATGATGAATATTTAGAAGATGGAATTCCACATATTAGAATGGATAAAGATTAA
- the rpiB gene encoding ribose 5-phosphate isomerase B → MTIAIGNDHAGTEYKFEIIKHLEEKGYSVLNFGTDTNSSMDYPDAIHPTADAVESGKAELGIILCGSGNGAQMTANKHQGIRAALCWNNELVALTRQHNNANVLTIPARFVSLQQAIGFVDVFLTTEFEGGRHANRVNKISCAG, encoded by the coding sequence ATGACAATTGCCATAGGTAATGATCACGCAGGAACTGAATACAAGTTCGAAATTATAAAACACTTAGAAGAAAAAGGCTATTCTGTTCTAAATTTTGGAACAGATACAAACAGTTCTATGGATTATCCAGATGCTATTCATCCAACAGCAGACGCAGTTGAATCTGGTAAAGCAGAGTTAGGCATTATTTTATGTGGTTCTGGTAATGGTGCACAAATGACAGCTAATAAACACCAAGGTATTAGAGCTGCTTTGTGTTGGAATAATGAGTTAGTGGCTTTAACAAGACAACATAATAATGCAAATGTATTAACGATTCCTGCACGTTTTGTATCTCTACAACAAGCTATTGGTTTTGTAGATGTGTTTTTAACTACTGAATTTGAAGGTGGACGTCATGCAAATAGAGTTAACAAAATTTCTTGTGCTGGGTAA
- a CDS encoding diacylglycerol/lipid kinase family protein, which translates to MSEFINQTDENSWFIIANPTAGNKVFNKQWKEIKTQLSLNNISYSFAFTAFSKHEIELVQQAIQKGFRKIISVGGDGTLHHVVNGIMLQTYVKTSDITIGVIPIGTGNDWVKTYNIPNNTTEAVRIIKKNSTTLQDVGLCETANNTVDYFVNLAGLGFDGYVIYKLNNFKKFGAVGYLLAGVNSLFSYNTSKFKIFVDDKIIETKSLLTIVGICKYAGGGLQFTNNVDPSDGLFDITIAKNLKIITILLNINKLFKGSLHKLKEISTYKSSKITIESSNTDTYIQADGELIGTNKVTFSIINKAINFVVNT; encoded by the coding sequence ATGTCTGAATTCATCAATCAAACTGATGAAAATTCTTGGTTTATAATTGCAAATCCTACTGCAGGAAACAAGGTTTTTAACAAACAGTGGAAAGAAATTAAAACGCAATTATCACTAAATAATATTAGTTATTCTTTTGCTTTTACAGCATTCTCTAAACATGAGATTGAGTTGGTACAACAGGCCATTCAAAAAGGATTTAGAAAAATTATTTCTGTAGGTGGAGATGGTACACTACATCATGTAGTTAATGGTATTATGCTGCAAACATACGTAAAAACTTCTGATATAACTATTGGCGTAATTCCTATTGGTACTGGAAACGATTGGGTAAAGACCTATAATATTCCAAATAACACTACAGAAGCTGTAAGAATTATAAAGAAAAATTCAACAACTTTACAAGATGTAGGTTTGTGTGAAACAGCAAATAATACTGTAGATTATTTTGTAAATTTAGCTGGTTTAGGTTTTGATGGATATGTAATATACAAACTAAACAATTTTAAAAAATTTGGAGCTGTTGGCTATTTATTAGCTGGTGTTAACAGTTTGTTTTCTTACAATACATCTAAATTTAAAATTTTTGTTGATGATAAAATTATAGAAACAAAATCGTTATTAACCATTGTAGGTATTTGTAAATATGCTGGTGGTGGTTTACAGTTTACCAATAATGTAGATCCTTCAGATGGTTTATTCGATATTACCATTGCAAAAAATCTTAAAATAATTACTATATTATTAAATATCAATAAGTTATTTAAAGGTTCTCTTCATAAATTAAAAGAAATATCTACCTATAAAAGTTCTAAAATAACCATAGAATCTAGCAATACTGATACTTATATACAAGCTGATGGAGAACTAATTGGTACTAATAAAGTAACTTTTAGTATTATTAACAAAGCAATAAATTTTGTAGTAAATACTTAA